A section of the Agromyces aurantiacus genome encodes:
- a CDS encoding exodeoxyribonuclease III, whose product MRIATWNVNSIRTRFGRVVDFMVREDVDVLAMQEVKCTAEQFPHEAFEQAGYEVAIHGLNQWNGVAIASRSPIADVATEFPGMPGFLKGQEGPDLPKEARAIGATIDGVRLWSLYVPNGRSLGDPHYAYKLDWLAALAEHTRTETTSHPEVPFALMGDFNIAPLDEDNGDPAVVEGLSTHVSPPERQAFFTLEDAGVTDVVRPLVPSGFTYWDYKQLKFVRNEGMRIDFILGSDPFAEAVTAATIHRNERKGDAPSDHVPVLVDLELSREDDDLPMIFG is encoded by the coding sequence ATGCGCATCGCCACCTGGAACGTCAACTCGATCCGCACCCGCTTCGGCCGCGTCGTCGATTTCATGGTGCGCGAGGATGTCGACGTGCTCGCGATGCAGGAGGTCAAGTGCACGGCCGAGCAGTTCCCGCACGAGGCGTTCGAGCAGGCAGGGTACGAGGTCGCCATCCACGGGCTGAACCAGTGGAACGGCGTGGCGATCGCCAGCCGCTCGCCCATCGCCGACGTCGCGACCGAGTTCCCCGGCATGCCCGGCTTCCTCAAGGGTCAAGAAGGTCCCGACCTGCCCAAGGAGGCGCGCGCGATCGGCGCGACGATCGACGGCGTGCGCCTGTGGAGCCTCTACGTGCCGAACGGCCGCTCGCTGGGCGATCCGCACTACGCCTACAAGCTCGACTGGCTCGCGGCGCTCGCCGAGCACACGCGCACCGAGACGACGTCGCACCCCGAGGTGCCGTTCGCGCTCATGGGCGACTTCAACATCGCCCCGCTCGACGAGGACAACGGCGACCCCGCGGTGGTCGAGGGGCTCTCGACGCACGTCTCCCCGCCCGAGCGGCAGGCGTTCTTCACGCTCGAGGATGCCGGCGTCACCGACGTGGTGCGCCCGCTCGTGCCGTCGGGCTTCACCTACTGGGACTACAAGCAGCTGAAGTTCGTGCGCAACGAGGGCATGCGGATCGACTTCATCCTCGGGTCCGACCCCTTCGCCGAGGCCGTCACCGCCGCCACGATCCACCGCAACGAGCGCAAGGGCGACGCGCCGAGCGATCACGTGCCGGTGCTCGTCGACCTCGAGCTCAGTCGCGAGGACGACGACCTGCCGATGATCTTCGGCTGA
- the cofE gene encoding coenzyme F420-0:L-glutamate ligase, giving the protein MGFQVRERGGGSVRFSIEGVEGLPEVIAGADLAGLIVGALAEPLEDGDILVVTSKIVSKAEGRIVHADDREQAITDETVRVVATRENPAGGAPTRIVENRLGIIGAAAGVDASNAPDGTVLLLPIDPDASARSIATGIRSLTGARVGVLVSDTLGRPWREGQTDVAIGAAGVRVFDDLRGQADASGKPLAVTMPCVADELAGAAELVKGKSAGVPVAVVRGLGHLVGDLDLPGARSIVRPADRDMFRRGADEAYEEGYRDGFDEAQAEGPLREA; this is encoded by the coding sequence ATGGGATTCCAGGTTCGCGAGCGCGGGGGTGGATCGGTGAGGTTCAGCATCGAAGGCGTCGAAGGCCTGCCCGAGGTCATCGCGGGCGCCGACCTGGCCGGGCTCATCGTCGGCGCACTGGCCGAGCCGCTGGAGGACGGCGACATCCTCGTGGTCACGTCCAAGATCGTCTCGAAGGCCGAGGGCCGCATCGTGCACGCCGACGACCGCGAGCAGGCGATCACCGACGAGACCGTCCGCGTCGTCGCCACGCGCGAGAACCCGGCCGGGGGCGCGCCGACGCGCATCGTCGAGAACCGGCTCGGCATCATCGGCGCGGCGGCGGGGGTCGACGCGTCGAACGCGCCCGACGGCACCGTGCTGCTGCTGCCGATCGACCCCGACGCGTCCGCGCGCTCGATCGCCACCGGCATCCGATCGCTCACCGGCGCGCGGGTGGGCGTGCTCGTCTCCGACACCCTCGGCCGTCCGTGGCGCGAGGGTCAGACCGACGTCGCGATCGGCGCCGCCGGAGTGCGCGTCTTCGACGACCTGCGAGGGCAGGCGGATGCCTCGGGCAAGCCGCTCGCGGTGACCATGCCGTGCGTGGCCGACGAGCTGGCGGGTGCCGCCGAGCTGGTGAAGGGCAAGTCGGCGGGCGTGCCCGTCGCCGTCGTGCGCGGGCTCGGGCACCTCGTCGGCGACCTCGATCTGCCCGGTGCGCGCTCGATCGTACGACCCGCCGACCGCGACATGTTCCGACGCGGCGCCGACGAGGCGTACGAGGAGGGCTACCGCGACGGGTTCGACGAGGCGCAGGCCGAGGGCCCGTTGCGCGAGGCCTGA
- a CDS encoding GNAT family N-acetyltransferase: protein MTAERVELVLKSDAQVAEWLPVAMAHYEQARVEAGDSPAQAAAGRRASEERFFPGGRIVEGQLLHTIRLGVEDAGWLWIGPWDSEGSLWWVWDLMVHPEFRRRGIARDAMLAAERIAREHGATSLMLNVFAFNEGAIALYEALGYHPASIHMAKPL from the coding sequence ATGACCGCAGAGCGCGTGGAACTCGTCCTGAAGAGCGACGCCCAGGTGGCCGAGTGGCTCCCCGTCGCGATGGCGCACTACGAGCAGGCGCGCGTCGAGGCGGGCGACTCGCCCGCCCAGGCGGCGGCGGGACGCCGCGCGTCCGAGGAGCGGTTCTTCCCCGGCGGCCGGATCGTCGAGGGCCAGCTGCTCCACACGATCCGCCTCGGCGTCGAGGACGCCGGCTGGCTGTGGATCGGCCCGTGGGACTCGGAGGGCTCCCTCTGGTGGGTGTGGGACCTGATGGTGCACCCCGAGTTCCGCCGGCGCGGCATCGCACGCGATGCCATGCTCGCTGCGGAGCGGATCGCGCGCGAGCACGGAGCCACCTCGCTCATGCTCAACGTCTTCGCATTCAACGAGGGTGCGATCGCGCTCTACGAGGCGCTCGGCTATCACCCGGCCTCGATCCACATGGCCAAACCGCTCTGA
- a CDS encoding GntR family transcriptional regulator produces MTARETSGSAGAAPGPAPDPESALARLADRHAAGYRSVGTMAYDIIRDAILDGTLPPGHKLRQETLAELIGVSRLPVRSALIQLEADGLVEFHDRRGAVVKSLSVAQAREVYQLRILLETEALRLSMAEMTDERLERLRELGRVADEEQEGAGFIDARTEFYAELYDAARHPIQWELIEQLRLKVGRYMLGWRLVGNDGHRHSHGELTDAVGAGDVGPAVELLRHHLEGVRDGVLAMLEAEPLTGAQPAARRRRGGS; encoded by the coding sequence ATGACCGCACGTGAGACCAGCGGATCGGCTGGCGCCGCACCGGGACCCGCACCCGATCCCGAGAGCGCGCTCGCTCGCCTCGCCGACCGGCACGCCGCCGGGTACCGTTCGGTCGGGACCATGGCGTACGACATCATCCGCGACGCCATCCTCGACGGCACCCTGCCGCCCGGGCACAAGCTCCGCCAGGAGACGCTCGCCGAGTTGATCGGCGTGTCGCGGTTGCCCGTGAGGTCGGCGCTGATCCAGCTCGAGGCGGACGGGCTCGTGGAGTTCCACGACCGGCGCGGCGCGGTCGTGAAGTCGCTCTCGGTGGCCCAGGCGCGCGAGGTGTACCAATTGCGCATCCTGCTCGAGACCGAAGCGCTGCGGCTGTCGATGGCCGAGATGACCGACGAGCGGCTCGAACGCCTCCGCGAGCTGGGTCGCGTCGCCGACGAGGAGCAGGAGGGCGCCGGGTTCATCGACGCGCGGACGGAGTTCTACGCCGAGCTCTACGACGCGGCGCGGCACCCGATCCAGTGGGAGCTCATCGAGCAGCTCCGGCTCAAGGTGGGCCGGTACATGCTCGGCTGGCGTCTCGTCGGCAACGACGGGCACCGTCATTCGCACGGCGAGCTGACCGATGCCGTCGGGGCCGGCGATGTGGGCCCGGCGGTCGAGTTGCTGCGCCACCACCTCGAAGGGGTGCGCGACGGCGTGCTCGCCATGCTCGAGGCCGAACCGCTCACGGGAGCGCAGCCCGCCGCGCGTCGGCGCCGCGGGGGCTCCTGA
- a CDS encoding SDR family NAD(P)-dependent oxidoreductase yields MARTAQGAHLLITGAAGGMGRMYAQRAVDEGAASVVLWDRDAPALARTADELGAIARGRTLVRSYAVDVSELGAIAKTAHKVRRDVGDPDVLINNAGIVRGNRYFWESHAGEDVRPTMLVNALAPMYVAHEFLPAMIASDRPSRIVNIGSAAGTLGNPRMAVYAASKAALNGWSDSLRLELEQAGHDHVRVTTVTPSYIATGMFHGVRGPLLAPILEPEVVVDRVWKAMLAGQALVEMPGTVRLGRFLRAVLPTRTFDRIIGHGFGVYRSMEEFRGRD; encoded by the coding sequence ATGGCGAGAACCGCGCAAGGCGCACACCTGTTGATCACCGGCGCGGCCGGCGGAATGGGCCGCATGTACGCGCAGCGTGCCGTCGACGAGGGGGCTGCGTCGGTCGTGCTGTGGGACCGCGACGCGCCTGCCCTCGCACGCACGGCCGACGAGCTCGGCGCGATTGCCCGCGGTCGCACCCTCGTGCGCTCGTACGCGGTCGACGTGTCCGAGCTCGGCGCGATCGCGAAGACCGCCCACAAGGTGCGCCGCGACGTCGGCGATCCCGACGTGCTCATCAACAACGCCGGCATCGTCCGTGGCAACCGCTACTTCTGGGAGAGCCACGCGGGCGAAGACGTGCGGCCGACGATGCTCGTCAACGCGCTCGCGCCGATGTACGTCGCGCACGAGTTCCTGCCCGCGATGATCGCCTCGGATCGCCCCTCGCGCATCGTCAACATCGGCAGTGCCGCCGGCACGCTCGGCAACCCGCGCATGGCGGTGTACGCCGCGTCCAAGGCGGCGCTGAACGGATGGAGCGACTCGCTCCGGCTCGAGCTCGAGCAGGCGGGGCACGACCACGTCCGCGTGACGACGGTCACGCCCTCGTACATCGCGACGGGCATGTTCCACGGCGTGCGCGGCCCGCTGCTCGCGCCGATCCTGGAGCCCGAGGTCGTCGTCGACCGCGTCTGGAAGGCGATGCTCGCCGGCCAGGCGCTCGTGGAGATGCCCGGCACGGTGCGGCTCGGCCGATTCCTGCGCGCGGTCCTGCCGACGCGCACCTTCGACCGGATCATCGGGCACGGCTTCGGCGTCTACCGGTCGATGGAGGAGTTCCGGGGGAGGGACTGA
- a CDS encoding coenzyme F420-0:L-glutamate ligase — protein sequence MSGVPRAFGVRVLEGIGEIRPGDDLVDVIATAARGSLAEGDILVVTSKVVSKAEGRIVHASDRERAITEETVRVVATRSHPDGVTRIVENRLGMVAAAAGVDASNTDEGTVLLLPVDPDASARALAAGLRARTGRALGVIISDTLGRPWREGQTDVAIGAAGVHVFDDLRGTVDAAGKPLAVTMPCLADELAAAGDLVKGKATGCPVAVVSGLPHLVGGLDLPGARSIVRPRDRDLFRMGTDEAIALGTAAGRSAGYSAGRAAGFTEGFTAGIGAAEHERVRS from the coding sequence ATGAGCGGCGTGCCACGGGCCTTCGGCGTGCGCGTGCTCGAGGGCATCGGCGAGATCCGACCCGGAGACGACCTGGTCGACGTGATCGCGACCGCCGCGCGCGGGTCGCTCGCCGAGGGCGACATCCTGGTCGTCACCTCGAAGGTCGTGTCGAAGGCCGAGGGTCGCATCGTGCACGCGTCCGACCGCGAACGTGCGATCACCGAGGAGACCGTGCGGGTGGTCGCGACCCGCAGTCACCCCGACGGCGTCACCCGGATCGTCGAGAACCGGCTCGGGATGGTCGCCGCCGCGGCCGGAGTCGATGCGAGCAACACCGACGAGGGCACCGTGCTCCTCCTCCCCGTCGACCCCGACGCCTCGGCGCGCGCCCTCGCGGCCGGCCTCCGCGCCCGCACGGGCCGGGCCCTGGGCGTCATCATCAGCGACACCCTCGGCCGGCCCTGGCGCGAGGGCCAGACCGACGTGGCGATCGGCGCGGCCGGAGTGCACGTGTTCGACGACCTGCGCGGAACGGTCGACGCCGCGGGCAAGCCGCTCGCCGTCACCATGCCCTGCCTCGCCGACGAGCTCGCTGCGGCAGGCGACCTCGTCAAGGGCAAGGCCACGGGATGCCCCGTCGCCGTGGTGTCCGGTCTCCCGCACCTTGTCGGGGGGCTCGACCTGCCGGGCGCTCGCTCGATCGTCCGCCCGCGAGATCGCGACCTCTTCCGCATGGGCACCGACGAGGCGATCGCGCTCGGCACCGCGGCCGGCCGCTCCGCAGGATACTCCGCCGGTCGCGCGGCCGGATTCACGGAGGGCTTCACGGCCGGGATCGGTGCCGCGGAGCACGAGCGGGTGCGCTCGTGA
- a CDS encoding NTP transferase domain-containing protein yields the protein MTGQGVQSAADAAAWTVVVPVKSLSAAKTRLAPEHSPAERAALARAFALDTIEAARAARRVRRVVVVSDEPAIEHALRGLPGVDVVPEPAARGLGAAIAHGIAVAAQRPPVTTVDVGLRLVQPASRAHTGNGGGVAVLLGDVPSVRSEDLDAALEAAARHPLAFVPDAEDTGTTLATARAGEPFEAHFGRDSAARHAAAGFADLAAAHPDAIAARLRRDVDTAAELRAVVALGVGPHTSAALRALDLAEGPAPRHPLDPSTAPPGADRKAAS from the coding sequence GTGACCGGGCAGGGCGTGCAGTCGGCCGCGGATGCCGCGGCCTGGACGGTCGTCGTGCCCGTGAAGTCGCTCTCGGCCGCCAAGACCCGGCTCGCGCCCGAGCACTCCCCGGCCGAGCGCGCCGCACTCGCCCGCGCGTTCGCGCTCGACACCATCGAGGCGGCGCGCGCCGCCCGGCGGGTGCGGCGCGTGGTCGTCGTCTCGGACGAGCCCGCGATCGAGCACGCCCTCCGCGGGCTCCCGGGCGTCGACGTCGTGCCCGAGCCCGCCGCGCGCGGCCTCGGCGCCGCGATCGCGCACGGCATCGCCGTCGCCGCGCAACGGCCGCCCGTGACGACAGTCGACGTGGGTCTGCGTCTCGTCCAACCCGCATCGCGTGCCCACACGGGGAATGGGGGCGGGGTCGCGGTCCTGCTCGGGGACGTGCCGTCGGTGCGGTCGGAGGATCTCGACGCGGCGCTCGAGGCCGCGGCGCGACATCCGCTCGCCTTCGTCCCGGACGCCGAGGACACCGGGACGACGCTCGCGACCGCTCGCGCCGGAGAGCCGTTCGAGGCGCACTTCGGCCGCGACTCGGCGGCCCGGCACGCGGCCGCCGGCTTCGCCGACCTGGCCGCCGCGCACCCCGACGCGATCGCCGCCCGGCTGCGCCGCGACGTCGACACCGCCGCCGAGCTCCGCGCGGTCGTCGCGCTCGGCGTGGGGCCGCACACGTCCGCCGCGCTGCGTGCCCTCGACCTCGCCGAGGGGCCCGCCCCGCGGCATCCGCTCGACCCATCGACCGCGCCGCCCGGCGCAGACAGGAAGGCAGCCTCATGA
- a CDS encoding DUF6328 family protein, whose amino-acid sequence MAYDPADEEADEDGDPREVRNETRGERLDRKWNDILQELRVVMTGTQLITGFLLAVAFQPKFAELERYEVGLYLVLVVLATTATMLGLAPVILHRQLSGQKQKERVVRIANALLLTLLVVVSLVASGVAMLIFDVTVNRETGWLAGAIAVVLLLLFWIVVPRIGKREPRSARSR is encoded by the coding sequence ATGGCGTACGACCCTGCTGACGAAGAAGCCGACGAGGACGGGGACCCGCGCGAGGTCCGGAACGAGACGCGCGGCGAGCGACTCGACCGGAAGTGGAACGACATCCTGCAGGAACTGCGCGTCGTGATGACCGGAACCCAGCTCATCACGGGTTTCCTCCTGGCGGTCGCCTTCCAGCCGAAGTTCGCCGAGCTCGAGCGCTACGAGGTGGGGCTCTACCTCGTGCTCGTCGTGCTCGCGACGACCGCGACGATGCTGGGGCTGGCACCCGTCATCCTGCATCGGCAGCTGAGCGGCCAGAAGCAGAAGGAACGCGTGGTGCGCATCGCGAACGCCCTGCTGCTCACGCTGCTCGTCGTGGTGTCGCTCGTGGCGTCGGGCGTCGCGATGCTCATCTTCGACGTAACGGTCAACCGCGAGACCGGATGGCTCGCCGGCGCGATCGCGGTCGTGCTGCTCCTGCTGTTCTGGATCGTCGTGCCCCGGATCGGCAAGCGCGAGCCGCGGTCGGCACGCTCGCGCTGA
- a CDS encoding serine/threonine-protein kinase, with translation MDSPTEQVPATAPDPLVGATLDGRYRIEGLIGRGGMAAVYRAADLALGRHVAVKVFSSATEGIDDADRRRSETALLASLTHPALVTLFDAANDPETHREFLVMELVEGPDLREVLRSGPIPGADATRMLADLAEGLHVIHSRGIVHRDVKPANVLLASAHLPTRRWHAKLADFGIARLLDESRLTATGRIIGTPGYLSPEQVRGEPVGSSADIYSLGLLMLEALTGEQPFPGPALESASARLVRDPVIPAALGAEWVGLLTAMSAREPSARPSALDVALAAQSLDAPAGRPTTEQTLLLPATTPAAGAPNAFADDDTRITTVPAHSGDDATAATRVLPAAAPSGIGEVDPAPGPRRMPRWLAPAAIAGVLLAVLAVLVPSLIGGLGGAGDASGSGTEPSPTPMPSVPGDLGTHLQQLEEAVSE, from the coding sequence ATGGACTCCCCCACCGAACAGGTCCCCGCGACCGCGCCCGACCCGCTGGTCGGCGCGACGCTGGACGGCCGGTACCGCATCGAGGGGCTCATCGGGCGAGGCGGCATGGCCGCCGTGTACCGTGCAGCCGACCTCGCGCTCGGACGACACGTGGCGGTCAAGGTGTTCTCGTCGGCCACCGAGGGCATCGACGACGCCGATCGTCGCCGATCCGAGACGGCGCTGCTCGCGAGCCTGACGCATCCCGCCCTCGTGACCCTCTTCGACGCGGCGAACGACCCCGAGACGCACCGGGAGTTCCTCGTGATGGAGCTGGTCGAGGGCCCCGACCTCCGCGAGGTCCTGCGGAGCGGGCCGATCCCCGGAGCCGACGCCACGCGCATGCTCGCCGACCTCGCCGAGGGCCTGCACGTCATCCACTCGCGCGGCATCGTGCACCGCGACGTCAAGCCGGCGAACGTGCTGCTCGCCTCCGCCCACCTGCCCACGCGCCGCTGGCACGCCAAGCTCGCCGATTTCGGCATCGCGCGCCTGCTCGACGAGTCGCGCCTGACCGCCACCGGCCGGATCATCGGCACGCCCGGCTACCTCAGTCCCGAGCAGGTGCGGGGCGAGCCCGTCGGCAGCTCCGCCGACATCTACTCGCTCGGCCTGCTCATGCTCGAGGCCCTGACCGGCGAGCAGCCGTTCCCCGGCCCGGCACTCGAGTCGGCGAGCGCTCGGCTCGTGCGCGACCCCGTCATCCCCGCAGCACTGGGCGCCGAATGGGTGGGCCTGCTCACGGCGATGTCCGCGCGCGAACCGTCGGCTCGGCCGTCGGCGCTCGACGTGGCGCTCGCGGCCCAGTCGCTCGACGCGCCGGCCGGCCGGCCGACCACCGAGCAGACGCTCCTCCTCCCCGCGACGACCCCGGCCGCGGGCGCACCGAATGCGTTCGCCGACGACGACACGCGCATCACGACCGTGCCGGCGCATTCCGGCGACGACGCCACGGCGGCGACGCGCGTGCTTCCCGCCGCGGCGCCCTCCGGGATCGGCGAGGTCGACCCGGCTCCGGGTCCGCGGCGGATGCCGCGCTGGCTCGCCCCCGCCGCCATCGCCGGGGTGCTGCTCGCTGTCCTGGCCGTGCTCGTGCCGAGCCTGATCGGCGGGCTCGGCGGCGCCGGCGATGCGAGCGGGAGCGGGACGGAACCGTCGCCCACGCCGATGCCGAGCGTGCCGGGCGACCTCGGCACGCACCTGCAGCAGCTGGAGGAGGCGGTCTCGGAATGA
- the fgd gene encoding glucose-6-phosphate dehydrogenase (coenzyme-F420) has translation MTLTLGYKASAEQFDPRELVELAVAAEAHGMESVWASDHFQPWRHTGGHAPFSLTWMAAVGERTSNVKIGTSVMTPTFRYNPAVLAQAFASLGVMYPDRVIAGFGTGEALNEIATGFRGAGEQDWPDFRERFARLRESVRLMRALWNGERVNFEGEYYSTHDASIYDKPEGGVPVYIAAGGPTVAKYAGRAGDGFICTSGKGAELYVDQLIPAVKEGAEAGGRSYDALDRMIEIKLSYEESEDAALDNCRFWSPLSLSKEQKHDITDPVEMEQAADALPIEEIAGRWIVGTDPDIVVDEIAQYIRWGFTHLVFHAPGHDQRRFLELFERDLAPRLRDFG, from the coding sequence ATGACCCTGACCCTCGGATACAAGGCCAGCGCCGAGCAGTTCGACCCGCGCGAGCTCGTCGAGCTCGCCGTCGCCGCGGAGGCGCACGGCATGGAGTCCGTGTGGGCCAGCGACCACTTCCAGCCGTGGCGGCACACCGGCGGGCACGCGCCGTTCTCGCTGACCTGGATGGCCGCGGTCGGCGAGCGGACCTCGAACGTGAAGATCGGCACGAGCGTGATGACGCCGACGTTCCGGTACAACCCGGCCGTGCTCGCGCAGGCGTTCGCCTCGCTCGGGGTGATGTACCCCGACCGCGTCATCGCGGGCTTCGGCACCGGCGAGGCGCTCAACGAGATCGCGACCGGCTTCCGCGGCGCCGGCGAGCAGGACTGGCCCGACTTCCGCGAGCGGTTCGCGCGCCTGCGCGAGTCGGTGCGGCTCATGCGCGCGCTCTGGAACGGCGAACGCGTGAACTTCGAGGGCGAGTACTACTCGACGCACGACGCCTCGATCTACGACAAGCCCGAGGGCGGGGTGCCCGTCTACATCGCCGCGGGCGGCCCGACCGTGGCCAAGTACGCGGGGCGCGCGGGCGACGGGTTCATCTGCACGTCGGGCAAGGGCGCCGAACTCTACGTCGACCAGCTCATCCCCGCCGTGAAGGAGGGCGCCGAGGCCGGCGGTCGCTCGTACGACGCGCTCGACCGGATGATCGAGATCAAGCTCTCGTACGAGGAGTCGGAGGACGCCGCACTCGACAACTGCCGGTTCTGGTCGCCGCTGTCGCTCTCGAAGGAGCAGAAGCACGACATCACCGACCCGGTCGAGATGGAGCAGGCGGCCGATGCACTGCCCATCGAGGAGATCGCGGGCCGATGGATCGTCGGCACCGACCCCGACATCGTCGTCGACGAGATCGCCCAGTACATCCGATGGGGCTTCACCCACCTGGTCTTCCACGCGCCGGGCCACGACCAGCGCCGGTTCCTCGAGCTCTTCGAGCGCGACCTGGCGCCCCGCCTGCGCGACTTCGGCTGA
- a CDS encoding TIGR03557 family F420-dependent LLM class oxidoreductase — protein MLEQFPPSDAVGYAELAERNGFTGVMATDHFQPWLPQQGQSAHVWSVLGAIGARTTGDFGPGVTTPTFRSHPAIVAQASATLASMYPDRHWLGIGSGEALNEHVVGEYWPEAHERIDRMFEAVEVIRKLFTASIAGRETRHRGPYFRLETTRLWTMPKTAPKILVATAGPVTARRAGKVADGLITTGAPYDRLAALLARFADGARDAGRDANALPRVLQLHLSWAPTDEEAMRNALVEWPIGGMRFSRSDIRSPFEFEQLARTVRPEDFDGRMLVSADPDLHRAHIQRHLDLGFDRIYLHNVGRNQAEFLEVFGRDVLPRLRA, from the coding sequence ATGCTCGAGCAGTTCCCTCCATCCGACGCGGTCGGATACGCCGAGCTCGCCGAGCGCAACGGGTTCACCGGCGTCATGGCCACCGACCACTTCCAGCCCTGGCTGCCGCAGCAGGGCCAGTCCGCGCACGTCTGGAGCGTCCTCGGCGCGATCGGTGCGCGCACCACGGGCGACTTCGGGCCCGGCGTGACCACCCCGACGTTCCGCTCGCACCCCGCGATCGTCGCGCAGGCGAGCGCGACGCTCGCCTCCATGTACCCCGACCGCCACTGGCTCGGCATCGGGTCGGGCGAGGCGCTCAACGAGCACGTCGTCGGCGAGTACTGGCCCGAGGCGCACGAGCGCATCGACCGGATGTTCGAGGCCGTCGAGGTCATCCGCAAGCTCTTCACGGCGTCGATCGCCGGGCGCGAGACGCGCCATCGCGGGCCGTACTTCCGGCTCGAGACCACCCGGCTGTGGACCATGCCGAAGACCGCGCCCAAGATCCTCGTCGCGACCGCCGGCCCGGTCACCGCCCGCCGGGCGGGCAAGGTCGCCGACGGCCTCATCACCACCGGGGCCCCCTACGACCGGCTCGCGGCGCTGCTCGCCCGGTTCGCCGACGGCGCCCGAGACGCCGGGCGTGACGCGAACGCGCTGCCGCGGGTCCTGCAGCTGCATCTCTCGTGGGCTCCCACCGACGAGGAGGCGATGCGGAACGCCCTCGTCGAATGGCCGATCGGCGGCATGCGATTCTCGCGCAGCGACATCCGCTCGCCGTTCGAGTTCGAGCAGCTCGCCCGCACCGTGCGGCCCGAGGACTTCGACGGCCGGATGCTCGTCTCGGCCGACCCCGACCTGCACCGCGCCCACATCCAGCGGCACCTCGACCTCGGCTTCGACCGGATCTACCTCCACAACGTCGGACGCAACCAGGCGGAGTTCCTCGAGGTGTTCGGGCGCGACGTCCTCCCGAGGCTGCGCGCATGA
- a CDS encoding acyltransferase family protein: MVARTPSLTGWTTDRKTYLDNLKVVLIATIIAIHGVLGYVGSDQYWTYADVQETALQPVTELVLAVLVVPFGLFMIALLFLVAGLLTPPSFRRKGARRFVGDRLLRLGVPFAVVTFVLWPMLTYALYHPLGAAPGSFWEEYLSDEGNIDTSILWFVGVLLIFSIGYAGGVLILGRFGPRHPSPRRVDAIRLRHLALLAAATAAATFLVRLAFPYGSESATDLNLWEWPGCLALFGLGIVACDRGWAAEAPPRLVRAAGVITAIAGVAAAGFLLVMLRADLTDAMWGGWSWPALVFVLIESPLMVFGSVWLLGVAQRRLARPVRGGDALARSAYAAFLVQGFVLIGLALLLRPVPLPAELKALLVSAGGVVGSFGIAWLLVSRVRWLARVL; this comes from the coding sequence ATGGTGGCGCGGACGCCGTCGCTCACCGGGTGGACCACCGACCGGAAGACGTACCTCGACAACCTCAAGGTGGTGCTGATCGCGACGATCATCGCCATCCACGGCGTGCTCGGCTACGTCGGATCCGACCAGTACTGGACCTACGCCGACGTGCAGGAGACCGCGCTGCAGCCGGTGACCGAACTGGTGCTCGCGGTCCTCGTGGTGCCGTTCGGGCTGTTCATGATCGCCCTGCTCTTCCTCGTCGCCGGGCTCCTGACACCACCGTCGTTCCGGCGCAAGGGCGCCCGGCGCTTCGTGGGCGATCGGCTGCTGCGGCTCGGCGTCCCGTTCGCGGTGGTCACCTTCGTGCTGTGGCCGATGCTCACGTACGCGCTCTACCATCCGCTCGGCGCGGCACCGGGGTCCTTCTGGGAGGAGTACCTGAGTGACGAGGGGAACATCGACACCAGCATCCTCTGGTTCGTCGGCGTGCTGCTGATCTTCTCGATCGGGTACGCCGGCGGCGTCCTCATCCTCGGGCGGTTCGGCCCCCGCCATCCCTCACCCCGGCGCGTCGACGCCATCCGACTGCGGCACCTCGCGCTGCTCGCGGCCGCGACCGCGGCGGCCACCTTCCTCGTGCGCCTCGCGTTCCCGTACGGCAGCGAGTCGGCCACCGACCTCAACCTCTGGGAATGGCCCGGATGCCTCGCGCTCTTCGGCTTGGGGATCGTTGCGTGCGACCGGGGCTGGGCCGCCGAGGCGCCGCCACGGCTGGTCCGCGCCGCCGGAGTGATCACGGCGATCGCCGGGGTCGCCGCCGCCGGGTTCCTCCTCGTCATGCTCCGCGCCGACCTCACCGACGCGATGTGGGGCGGCTGGAGTTGGCCGGCCCTCGTGTTCGTCCTGATCGAGAGCCCGCTCATGGTCTTCGGCTCCGTGTGGCTGCTGGGCGTGGCGCAGCGCCGTCTCGCCCGGCCGGTGCGCGGCGGCGACGCCCTCGCCAGGAGCGCCTACGCGGCGTTCCTGGTGCAGGGCTTCGTGCTCATCGGCCTCGCTCTGCTGTTGCGGCCGGTCCCGCTGCCGGCCGAGCTCAAGGCGCTCCTGGTCTCCGCGGGCGGCGTCGTCGGCTCGTTCGGGATCGCGTGGCTGCTCGTGAGCCGCGTGCGGTGGCTCGCGCGGGTCCTCTAG